TATGAAATGGCCGGCACCGACGGCTTACAAGAATATATGAAAAAAAATTGATAATAAAGAAGCGTTTATGGCATTGGACCGGAACAATCAATTGTCATTGATGGGGATAATAGCGTTTTCGACAAAAAAGAACTGCATAACATGGTTTGGCGTATGTGAACGATACCGGAGGCGGGGGGTCGGTTCGTCATTACTTACATGCGCGATCAATCAGCTGGATCATGATAAAGAAATAAAAGTTCCGACGTTCAGGGATACACATACGCATGCACAGGCGGCCCGGGGTATTTACGCGAAGTTCGGCTTTACCGTCACGGACAATAATTTTTTTCAAGACAATCAACCCCGATGTCTGATGACGATAACGCCCGGTACATTGGGACCAAAAAAAGCAAGTTTTCATCATAATTATCAACGATATCAAAACCGGAAAAAACCCGAGTATTGCCCTGTCTGCAATAACATGGAGGGACCTGCCGATATTGTCCTTATCCACGAATTCGAGCATTCATGGCTGGAAGCTTCCATAAAGGCACAGGGCCGCCTTTGGGGCAAGTGCCTTTTGCTGTCAAAAAAACACTGCGTCGAGTTATGTGAAATGCCGAAAGCGGATCTCGATAATTCCATGGCGGATGTGCAGGTCGCCGCCGGGGCGTTAAAAAAGGTCACAATGGCTGAAAGAATCATCTATGAACTGTACGGGAATTCCATGCCCCATATGCACATGCATCTATTTCCGCGATATATCGACGACGATTTTCCCGGATCGCCGATCGGTTATTCCAGAATCGAACCGTCTCCGTATTCGGGAACCAAAGAGTTCGACGATTTTCTGAAACGAATGAGGGATGAAATAGGCAAATAAGGTGGCTGGCAACAAACAATGAATAGCGATGATAAAAAGAATTCAAAATCACCGCCTTATCCGGAAAAAAGATTCCCGGCAATCGGGGCATGCGGACTTGACTGCGGATTATGCCCGCGATATTACACCGATGGGCCGTCACGATGCCCCGGGTGCGCCGGTCCCGATTTTTCGAATAAACATCCGACATGTTCATACATAACCTGTTGCGTAAAAAGAAAGCATCACGAAGTCTGCGCCGAATGCCCGGACTTTCCCTGTTCCAAATTCAAAAGTCCTGAAGAATATCGGCTGATGAAGGAATCTTCTTCTTACCCGTCATGCAAAAAGATTATACCGAATTTGATATGTATCAAGGAACATGGTATCGATGCATTTATCGATCTTCAGAAAAAGCGGATCGAATTACTCAGGGAAATGATCGACAACTTCAATGACGGCAGATCGAAGAGTTTTTACTGCAGGGTTTCTTCCTTTTTTGATGTAGTACTCTTGAGAAATTCGATAGATAAAGCACATCGGCAAATCGAAGCGGAAACAATCGATACATCCGATATAAAAAAGCGGGCGAAAATATTAAAAAATATTCTGAACGAAATCGCTTTAAAAGAAGGAATGGAAATATAAAAATGTTATACGACAGGAAGTCCGAAATGACAAATTACGGTCATCACCGGTTCTGTGGTTTTTACGATGAACGGCAGCGAAACGACGGATATCGTCGACGCGCTTATTACTGCCCAGTATTATGTGGGACTGAATCCCCAGGGTTTCAATCCGGATGCCGCCGATGCCATCGTTAACTTTGCCATGTCCAACAGCATGAAGGTCCGCGGCTATTGCCTTGTATGGCACAATCAAACCCCGGGTTAGGTGTTACAGAATGCAAGCAAGCAGGTCCTTATAAAAAGAATGAAGAATCATATCAGCAATGTGGTTACCCATTTCAGGGGAAAAATCGACTGCTGGGACCTCGTGAACGAAGCGGTCACCGGCAACAAAAGCGACGGCAGCGACACAGGCGAGGATTTGTCCCAGATCGTTTCATGGGGATACCGCAACAGCACCCGGTATCAGATCTGCGGTGAGGACTATATTATCGAAGCCTTTCGCGCCGCAAGGGCCGCCGATCCCCAGGCCAGACTCTTCTACAATGACGACTGGAATTACCTTTCGGGAAAACGCGCCGCCATAATAACCATGATAAGGAAATTACAGGCGGAAAATCTTATTGACGGTGCCGGGCTGCAATACCACCCGAACATATCGCCGGCGCTGGAAAACCCGGACAAACAGGCCGCGCGATACGGGGATTTTTTCGAGATGTTCCGCCGGCACGGGGCCCTCATTACCAATGTCACGTTCTGGGGTATCGCGGATGAAAACACATGGCTTTCGGAGTTTGATTCTGGAAGGCCGGACTATCCACTGCTGTTCGACAGGAATCTCGAAGCCCAAACCGGCATATTATTCCGTCGTCGATTTTTGAAAAACAGATGTTTTATTGAGCAACGGGCATGACGAGACTCGAAAAAACGGATCGATCAAAAATAAAAATCTTGAACTGAAACTGTTTTCATTGATATTGGCGATACTGCCGGTCTTCCTGTTTTGCGATTTTGTTAATAGAATCCCCAAATGGACGGCTTCCTCTTCCTGGACGGAAACAAAAGGAACGGTTTTGGATCTTTCTTTCCGCGAAACAGAAGATGAGGAGAGACATATATCCTATAATGTTTATATCAAATATCAATATATAATTAATGAAAAAAAATATATCGGAGAAAATATGAATTTGGGTTCACTCCCATGGAATGTCAATGGGAAGCAAAAGCAATGGTTTATGGAACATTATAAAATCGGGAACACCGTGCCCGTTTATTTCAATCCCGATTCTTTATCGGAAGCCGTCCTCGTGAGAGGAATCGCCGGAGGTGAATATATAAAAATCATATATACCGTTTTGTTTTTGGGCATAAGTATTTTTCTGTTCATACAATCATTTGGCAACTCAAAAAAAAACCAGGCAAAGGGGCGTTTATGAGAAATCTTGTCTTCATATCCGTTATATTTTTCTTTTGTCTTTCATACACGTCTTTTCCTAAAACATGCGACTATAATATCCCTGGTGAAAAATATTAATTTATCATAACCGGCGTATTACAAGTTTTAACAAATTAACGGTGCGCCGGCAGGATCCCGCACGGTTTATCCTCGTTTCAAGGGACCACTCAATAACCGCCGCGTGAAGTTACTCCATGAAACGGCATTTCTTCTTGCAACGATTCTGTTTCGGGTATATATTCATATGCATACGCATGTGGCCGGCCCCGTATGTGTCAACATTGATCATTGTTTGTTCGCGGAAAACGGAACGTCACGCACGCGAGTACCGGCAGTTGTTTTCCTGCCATGCGGCAAAAGATATGCCCTCTTGTAAGGAGTTTTCATATGAAAAAGAAACATACCGTATTCATGGTGTTGGTGCTGTTCATGTTCTGCCTGGGCCATACATTCGCCGCATTGTGCGGCGACGTCAATTCGAGCGGGGGCGTCGACATCGTCGATGCGCTCAATATCGCCCGTTATGCCGTCGGCCTGAATCCGCAGGATTTTACCGCGGACTCAGCGGACGTGAACGGCGACGGTCAGATCAATATCGTCGACGCCCTCCGGGTGGCGCAGTTTTACGTCGGGCTCGTCTCCCGGCTTTCCTGCCCGGTCGCGACCTCACCGCCCGCTGCGACGGTCACGAAGATCATGCCGCTGGGCGATTCGATAACCGATGGTTTCGGGGTACCCGGGGGCTACCGGATCACATTGTGGAGCAGTATTCAAAACACGGGAAAGTCGATCGATTTTGTCGGTTCGCAATCGAACGGACCCGCGGAACTCGGCGACAAGGACCATGAAGGACATTCCGGCTGGCGGATCGACCAGCTCGATACCAATATCGACGGCTGGATGGATACCTACCGGCCGAAAATCGTCCTGCTCCATATAGGGACCAATGACATCGCACAGAATTATGATGTGTCGGGCGCCCCTTCCCGTTTGAGTACGTTAGTCGACAAGATCTGCAACAAACTGCCCCCGGACGGAAAAGTATATGTGGCCACCCTGATCACGCTGAGCGGCATGGATCAGAACATCAGAAGCTTTAACGCGAGTGTTCCGGGGATTGTCCGGGAAAAAGCAAACGCGGGCAAACCTGTGTATCCGGTCGAGATGTACGGCGCGCTTTCGACATCGGACCTGCAGGACGGCGTCCACCCGAACAGAACCGGTTACGACAAGATGGCGGACGTCTGGTTCAATGCCGTCAGAGGGGATTTGTAAACCGCCTGTCCGGGGCGCATCGTCGCCACTATTTCATACGGCTTCCTTCCATATTCGGACTTGTACGATGCACCGCTTTGGATGAATATCTGCCGGTCGCCGCTTTCGGTATTCTGTCCGCTTGCCGCCGTCTTTTACCTGGAGAGTCCGGTTTACCGCCGGTTCGGTATCCGGATGTTCGGTGCGTATGAGGTATATATTATCGTATCTTACGCCGTTTATATGAAAAGGAAACCATGAACAAGGAAAAAATCACATTAACGGGTGAAACGGAAACCTTGCTGGTTCCCCTTTACTGCAGATACCTGGAAAGCATGAAACCGGAACCGATTATAAAAGACGATAAGGCGGTCGAAATCGTCGATTCGATCGATTACGGCTTCGACCGCCTTGCGATTCCGAAGCAGACGTACGTCACCGTCTGTATGCGGGCGAAACAATTCGACGACTATACGGAAAGCCGGCTTGCCGATGTTCCGGACGGCATCGTCATTCATCTCGGCTGCGGCCTCGACAGCCGCTTCGACCGGATCGACAATAACCGGGTCGAATGGTATGATCTCGATGTGCCGGAGGTTATTGCATTGAGAAAACATTTTTACCTGGAAACCGGCCGGTATCACTTTATTTCATCGTCCGCCGTCGAACCCGGTTGGATTGAAAAAATAAACGCCAAAAACAAACCGGTTCTCGTTCTGGCCGAAGGATTGTTCATGTACCTGAAGGAAGAAGATATAAAATCCCTTTTTATAAGGCTTCAAAATAAATTTTCAAAAACCACGATCATTTTCGACAGTTACAGTGAACTTGCGGCAAAGGGCATCGGAGGTCATCCGTCAATCAAAAAAACCAGCGCGGTTGTTTCCTGGGGAATCAGCGACGCGAAGCGTATCGAATCATGGGGCGGTGATATACACCTGGCCGAAGAATGGTATTTTACCCAATCGGAAGAAATCCGTAAATTGGACGCGGGGTACCGGTTTGTCTTCAGGATTATGGGCATGTTTCCGGCAGCAAAAAAAGCCCATAGAATACTTGTCTTTCAACTGGGGGGCAAATGACGTACTTCCCGACAAAAGAACACAAAGACTCGGCCGACGCGGTGCTTTCCTTTTTCAAACGGTTCGACTTCATATCATCAGTCCTTTTGACCTGTTCGTGCGCCAGGGGAAAATCGGTCCCGGCCAGCTGCGTGGATATTGGCGTGCTCTTGAAACCGGACGTATACAGGCGTCACAAGGACGAACTCGAGCGGCAATGGAACGAGTTCAACACGAACAATCCGGTGATCATGAAAATGCTCGTCCACGGCAGGTTCGCCCATATGGACGTGGATATTATCACGGGCGATTACGATGATAAAAACTATTGCCACCACTGGATGTCCGGGCCGGACTCCTTTGAACTCGACATCGGCAACAATATCCGTTACAGCCTCGCATTGCACTCGAATGACGATTACTACGAGACACTGCGGCGGACATGGCTTCCGTATTACCCCGAGCACCTTCGAACGGAGCGCCTTGAGATGGTCCTCGCGTATTGCAGAAACAACATCGAGCATATCGAACCTTACGTGAAGCGGGGGTTGTATTTTCAGGCTTTCGACCGTTTTTATAACGCCTTGAGGGAATTCCTTCAGGCTCTTTTTATTCATGAAAGGACATACCCGATCTGCTATGAAAAATGGATAAAGGAACAGCTTGTTGAAATCCTGAACCTGCCCGGTCTCTACGAACGGATCGTGTCCCTGTTCGAAATCACAAGGTTTCAAAGCGATAAAATGACCGATAACGGAAATGTGCTGTATCATCTGATCGACGAGTATATTCTCTCGAAGTAACGAAAACGACAGCCGTCGATTCCATTTTCCTAAAAAACAGTGCCTTTTACGGCCGCTTTCATGGCCTTTCTGGGAATAGTGAAATGAAATGAGGATCCGCTTCCTTTTTCCGAATCCACCCAGATCCTGCCATTGTGTAATTGTATGATTTTTTTGCATATGGTCAGTCCGGCGCCCGTCCCTTCGTCGGCTCCATTATGTCCGAACCGCTGAAAAATCTCGAATATCTTTTCATGATACCGTTTCTCGATTCCCGGGCCATTATCTTTGATATAGAACTCGTAAACGGCCTTTTTTTTCACGCATCCTATTTCGATGAAGGGTTCTTCTTTGTCATTGAATTTGATGGCGTTTGAAACCAGATTGACAAACACTTCGGTAAGCCTGACGCGGTCGCAATTGATGACGGGCAGGGTCGTCTTTATTTCAATTCTGGCCTTGTTTTTCAAAATCAGGTGTTCAAGCCTTACCTGCGCTTCCTTGATGATCTTTTCCGTTTCCACCTCCGCAAGCGGCATTTTCTTTCTCCCCAGCCGTGAAATACGGAGCAAATCTTCAACGAGTTTTTGCAGCCGTTGACTGC
The DNA window shown above is from Spirochaetales bacterium and carries:
- a CDS encoding DUF3795 domain-containing protein, which translates into the protein MNSDDKKNSKSPPYPEKRFPAIGACGLDCGLCPRYYTDGPSRCPGCAGPDFSNKHPTCSYITCCVKRKHHEVCAECPDFPCSKFKSPEEYRLMKESSSYPSCKKIIPNLICIKEHGIDAFIDLQKKRIELLREMIDNFNDGRSKSFYCRVSSFFDVVLLRNSIDKAHRQIEAETIDTSDIKKRAKILKNILNEIALKEGMEI
- a CDS encoding DUF3592 domain-containing protein, coding for MSNGHDETRKNGSIKNKNLELKLFSLILAILPVFLFCDFVNRIPKWTASSSWTETKGTVLDLSFRETEDEERHISYNVYIKYQYIINEKKYIGENMNLGSLPWNVNGKQKQWFMEHYKIGNTVPVYFNPDSLSEAVLVRGIAGGEYIKIIYTVLFLGISIFLFIQSFGNSKKNQAKGRL
- a CDS encoding endo-1,4-beta-xylanase, with the protein product MKNHISNVVTHFRGKIDCWDLVNEAVTGNKSDGSDTGEDLSQIVSWGYRNSTRYQICGEDYIIEAFRAARAADPQARLFYNDDWNYLSGKRAAIITMIRKLQAENLIDGAGLQYHPNISPALENPDKQAARYGDFFEMFRRHGALITNVTFWGIADENTWLSEFDSGRPDYPLLFDRNLEAQTGILFRRRFLKNRCFIEQRA
- a CDS encoding class I SAM-dependent methyltransferase — encoded protein: MNKEKITLTGETETLLVPLYCRYLESMKPEPIIKDDKAVEIVDSIDYGFDRLAIPKQTYVTVCMRAKQFDDYTESRLADVPDGIVIHLGCGLDSRFDRIDNNRVEWYDLDVPEVIALRKHFYLETGRYHFISSSAVEPGWIEKINAKNKPVLVLAEGLFMYLKEEDIKSLFIRLQNKFSKTTIIFDSYSELAAKGIGGHPSIKKTSAVVSWGISDAKRIESWGGDIHLAEEWYFTQSEEIRKLDAGYRFVFRIMGMFPAAKKAHRILVFQLGGK
- a CDS encoding GNAT family N-acetyltransferase; this translates as MALDRNNQLSLMGIIAFSTKKNCITWFGVCERYRRRGVGSSLLTCAINQLDHDKEIKVPTFRDTHTHAQAARGIYAKFGFTVTDNNFFQDNQPRCLMTITPGTLGPKKASFHHNYQRYQNRKKPEYCPVCNNMEGPADIVLIHEFEHSWLEASIKAQGRLWGKCLLLSKKHCVELCEMPKADLDNSMADVQVAAGALKKVTMAERIIYELYGNSMPHMHMHLFPRYIDDDFPGSPIGYSRIEPSPYSGTKEFDDFLKRMRDEIGK
- a CDS encoding endo-1,4-beta-xylanase, whose protein sequence is MNGSETTDIVDALITAQYYVGLNPQGFNPDAADAIVNFAMSNSMKVRGYCLVWHNQTPG